In the Streptomyces cinnamoneus genome, AGCCGTACGGCTCCGCCGGCTTCGGCGACGACGGCTACTGGGTCGTCACCCGGCACGCGGACGTCCGGGAGGTCTCCACCCGGCCGGAGGTCTTCTCCTCCCACCGCAACACCTCGGTCATCCGCTTCCGCCCGGGGATCCCGTCCGAACATCTCGACCACCAGCGGCTGATGATGCTCAACATGGACCCGCCCGAGCACACCCGGGTCCGCCAGATCGTGCAGCGCGGCTTCACCCCGCGCGCGGTGCGGGCCCTGGAGGGCGCCCTCCGGCGGCGGGCGCGCGCCATCGTGACGGCGGCACGGGAGCGCGGGAGCGGGGACTTCGTCACGGACGTCGCCTGCGAACTGCCCCTCCAGGCCATCGCCGAGCTGATCGGTGTCCCCCAGGAGGACCGGGCGAAGATCTTCGACTGGACCAACAAGATGATCGCCTACGACGATCCCGAGCTGGCCGCCACCGAGGAGACCGGCGCCCGTTCCGCGCTGGAACTCATCTCGTACGCCATGGGCCTGGCGGCCGCCCGCGCCGCGTGTCCCGCGCGGGACATCGTCAGCCGGCTCGTGGCCGCGGAGGACGAGGGGAACCTGCGCTCCGACGAGTTCGGGCTGTTCGTCCTGATGCTGGCCGTCGCCGGGAACGAGACCACGCGCAACGCCATCAGCCACGGCATGCACGCCTTCCTCACCCACCCCGAGCAGTGGGATCTGTACAAGAGGGAGCGCCCCGCCACCGCGGCGGAGGAGGTCGTGCGGTGGGCGACCCCCGTGACCTCCTTCCAGCGCACCGCCACGCGGGACACCCGGCTGGGCGGCGCGGACATCGCCGAGGGCCAGCGCGTCGGGCTCTTCTACGCGTCGGCCAACCACGACCCCGAGGTCTTCGACGCGCCCGGGACCTTCGACATCACCCGCGACCCCAACCCCCACCTCGGCTTCGGGGGCGGCGGCCCCCACTTCTGCCTGGGCAAGTCCCTCGCCGTGCTGGAGATCGGTCTGATCTTCGACGCCATCGCCGACGTCCTGCCCGGCATCCGCCTGGCGGGCGAGCCCCGGCGGCTGCGCTCGGCCTGGCTGAACGGGATCAAGGAGCTGAGAGTGGAGTACGGGGCCTGATCCCCACACTCGACACGTCAACCACAACTGCCCCTGGCATGACGGGAATCGGTCCATACCTGAACCCTTGTCAGGTGCACGGGGCGGACTTACTCTCGGGTACACCCCGCGGTGACCCCAGATCGCCACGGAATCATCACCGCACCCCCACGTATGCCGACGGCACGGGCAGCGGTGCGCCTGCCCACCACTCCTTTCGAGGGACGAGGGACATCAGGATGAAGGACGCTCAGGGAAGACAGGTGACAGGACGCGTCAGGTGGCGGAAGTTCGCCGTGCTGTCCGTCCCCGGTTTCGCCGTCACCGCCGCGCTGGCCATAGCGCTCGCCGACGGGGCCCTCGCCGCCTCGTTCGCCGTGTCCGGCCAGGAGTTCAAGGTGGGGGCGTCGAGCCTGTCGGGCACCGGCTTCGCCCAGTACGGCGGCATCGACAAGAACGCGCGCGGCAAGCTGCTGCCCGTCGCCGTCACCGCCATCAAGAACGCCGAGATCCACGACCTGTGCCAGTCCGTGGTCACCACCCTGCCGCTGATCGGCGACATCTCGCTGAAGCTCCGTGCCGGCACGGGCGGCAAGGTCGTCGAGGCGTCCGACCTCTTCATCGACGCCACCCGGATGTCCGGCGACGCCGAGTTCGAGAACATCGAGATCGGCCGGGACGCGTCGACCCTCAACAAGGGACCCGCCTCCGCGCAGGGCCTGCAGGACGCCTTCGGCCAGCAGGCCAAGTCCATCAAGATGACGGACCTGCGCCAGACCGCCTGGGCGACCAACGCCGGCCGGTTCAAGCTCTCCGGCCTCGACATGAACATCAAGCTCGGCAAGGATGAGTGCTTCTGACATGCCGGGCGGCGGCACCGGGTCCGTACGTCCGCCGGCGGCCGCACGGCCCGGCTTCTGGGCCGCGTGGCGCCGGTGGCGCAGGAGCCGTCCGTTCTGGGGCGGCCTGGCCGCCGTCGTCGCGGGCGCCGAGATCTGCGCCATCCCGCTGGCGCCGCTGAAGATCATGCTGGAGCAGGGCATCGCGGGGATCCCCGGCGTCCTCATGGGCCTGGTGATGATCGTGATGGGCCTGTCCGCGTGGTTCGCCCCGCAGTACCGCGGCCTGGCCGGCGTCCTCACCGTTCTCGTCGCCACCGCCACCCTGGTGATGTCCAACCTCGGCGGCTTCCTCTTCGGCACCGTCGTCGGCGTCGTCGGCGGCGCCATGATCTTCGCCTGGACGCCCCTGGAACCGGCGCCGGAGCCGGCCGGGGCCCCGCTCGCCGAGCCCCCCGTACCGACGCCTCAAGCGCACGCGCAGGCGCCGACGCAGCCAGGTCGGACACAGCCGCACCCGGCACGGACGCAGGCAGAGGCACCGGCACCACCACGTCACCTCCCACCCAAGGAGTCACCGTGACCTCCCCCAGCACGCCCCGTCGCCACCGCGCCCTGCTGGCCGCAGGCGCCGGCCTGGCCGTCACCGTCGCGCTGTCCCTGAGCGGCACGGGCACCGCATCGGCCGGGACCGCGGACGCGGCGTCCACCACGGTCCAGCCGGCGGGCCACTCCTTCGCGGCCACCCTCAACGGCGCGGCGTCCTTCAAGGCCGGCTCGGTCAGCGCCAGTTGTGAGGTCTCCGCCTCGGCGCCCTCGGCCGGCAGCGGCAACAACAAGGTGCCCGACGCGCCGGGCAACACCAACGCCTCGGGGCCGGTGAGCAGCGGCATCAACGCGCCCACCTACTCCGACTGCACGTCCAGCCTGCCGGTGGACGTCAGCGTCACCACCTCGGGCACGTGGACCGTCTCGATGCAGAACGGCTCGCCCATCACGGCCTCGCTGACGATCCCCACCGGGGGCTTCGTGCTCAAGAGCAGCGGTCTGGCGAACTGCACCATCACCGCGGCCCCCGACGGGCCCGTGACGTTCCCGGCCACCTTCACCAACGGCTCGGGCGGCACCCCCTCGCGGATCACCGTCGCCGACGCCGAGGTCGCGGTGAAGGTCACGGGCGGCTTCGGGTGCCCGACCGCCGCCACGACCTCGGTGTTCAACGCGGTCTACGACGTCACGGACGTCACCGACCCGGCGGCGCGGATCACGGTCGGGAGCTGACCGCCGCGTCCACAGGACGGGCCGGAGCGGGGGACGTCCCCTAGCCTCCGGCCCGTACCGGCTCGGGCTTGAGGGCGTCGCTCTCGCCCCGCGCCCCCGGGATCACCGCCAGGGTCCCCCGGCCCGGGCCCGTCAGGGCGTACTGGATGGCGAAGCCGGAGGCCACCACGAACGCGCCGCCCAGGGCGTCCAGCACGTAGTGGTTGGCCGTGCCGATGATGACCGAGAAGGTCAGCACCGGGTAGAGCATGCCGAGCGCCTTCATCCACAGCTTCGGCGCCACGATCGCGATCACGACCCCGCACCACAGCGACCACCCGATGTGCAACGAGGGCATCGCCGCGTACTGGTTGGACAGCTCGGTCAGCGCCCCGAAGTCGGGGTTGGACAGGTCCTGCGGACCGTTGGCGGTGTCGATGAAGCCACGCCCCGGCATCAGCCGCGGCGGAGCCAGCGGGTAGACCCAGAAGCCCACGAGCGCCATCAGCGTCGCGAAGCCCAGCGCCGTGCGCGCCCAGCGGTAGGTGGCCGGACGGCGCAGGTACAGGAAGCCCAGCAGGGACAGCGGCACCAGGAAGTGGAAGGTGCCGTAGTAGTAGTCCATGCTGTCCGCCAGCCAGCCCGTGCCCGCCACGAAGTGGTTGAAGCCGTGCTCGACGTCTATGTGCAGGAACTCCTCGATGCCGATGATCTGCCGGCCGTGGGACTCGGCGAGGGTGCGCGAGTCCGGGGCCTGGGCGCGCACGAAGGAGTAGGCCCAGTAGAAGACCCGTATCAGCATCAGCTCCAGCAACAGGTTCGGCCGGTTGAGTGAGCGCTTGAAGAAGCCCAGCAGCGGGACCCAGGAGAAGCGGCCGCGCTGCGGCTCGGCGACGGGGGTCGGCAGGGGCTCGTCCCACAGCGCGGAGTCCCGTGAGAGGAAGGGCACCACGCAGCCGGCGGCGAGGGCGGCCAGCAGCGGGGCGTTCTCGCCGAGGGGGCCGAGGACGGGGTTGGCCGGTACGAGGATCGTGCTGGGCAGCGTCATGACGAGCACGACGAGCACCGGCCAGACGAGCCGGTCCGCGCGACGCTTGCCGACCCGGCCGGCGACGGCGAGCAGGATCCACAACTGCTGGTGCTGCCAGGCGGTGGGCGAGACGGCGACCGCCACACAGCCGGTGATGGCCGTGGCGAGCAGCGGCTGCCCGTCCTTGGCGTAGCGCGCGGCGCGGCGCAGGCCCACCACGGTGACGGCGAGGGCCAGCGGGGCGTAGAGCGCCAGTTCCAGGGGGCCGCGCAGGCCGACGCGCAACAGCAGGCCGTGCAGGGACTGGTTGGCCAGCCCGTCGGGCTTCTCGCCGAGGCCCGCCCCGGCGAGGTGGTGCACCCAGTACGTCCAGGAGTCGTCCGGCATGGCCGCCCACGCCAGGGCGGTGCACGCGGCGAACGTCACGCCGGTGGTGACGGCGGCACGGCGCCGGCCGGTCAGCCACAGGAGCGGTGCGAAGAGCAGGACGGCGGGCTGGAGGGCCGCCGCGACGCCCACGAGGATCCCGCTCGCCCGGCCGGGCCCCCGCGCGATCGCCGGCAGGCAGCAGCCGAGGAGCACCAGGAGCACGGGGATGATGCTGGTCTGCCCGAGGGTGAAGGTGTTGCGCACGGGCAGCGAAAGGACCGTCAGGATGACGGCGACGGGGGGCGCCAGCAGCTTGGCGCGGCGGGTGAGGGGGCCGGGCAGGGCCCGCGCCGCCACGAGGGCGACGGCGACGACGAGCAGGAGCGTGCCGAAGGTCCAGAAGATCCCCAGCGCGTGTTCCGCCGCCTTGGTGAGGGGTTTGAGGGCCAGTCCGGAGAAGGGCGTGCCGGTGAACCGGTCGGTGTCGTAGAGGGAGCCCCGCACGTGCAGGACCCCGTTCTCACCGATCCACGTCTCCAGGTCGCTGAACCGGCGCTCCGGGGGCAGCCGCAGCACCACCGCCGCCTGACGCACCGCCAGCAGTCCGGCGAGCAACCACAGCGCCGCCAGGGCCATGCCGGTCCGCGAGCCCGCCCTCGGCGGACTCCCCAGTCCGCGCCGCTCTGCATCCGCCACGCTTCGCCGCTCCTCCAAGTCGCCCAGCTCGGTCACCCTCGTAGGGCTGTTTGAGACCTTACTGAGTCCTAAGGAACGGACGCAGGTCACCCCCAGGTCACCTGACAACCTTCCACAGGTGGCCTGAATGCAACGCTTCTAGGGCCGATTAGGGTGCGGTCGGAGACTCCGGTGGGGGTGGGGGGCCGGGCGGGGGGACTGCGGCAGGATGGGGGCCATGAGCATCGTGAAGATCAACGTCCTGACCGTCCCCGACGAGCAGCGCGCCGTCCTCGAACAGCGCTTCGCCGCCCGCGCCGGCTCCGTGGAGAGCTCCGACGGCTTCGAGTGGTTCGAACTGCTGCGTCCGGTCGAGGGAACCGACCAGTACCTCGTCTACACCCGCTGGCGCAGCGAGGAGGACTTCCAGGCGTGGATGGAGGGCCCGATGAAGGCCGCGCACCAGGGCGGCGGCCAGGGCGCGCCCCAGCAGCGTCCGGCGGCCTCGGGCTCCACGCTGTGGTCCTTCGAGGTCGTCCAGCAGGCGGCGCCGAAAACCAGCTGAGCGCCCGCCGCCCGGCGTGCGACCATCCGCGCATGACGGGATCCGCACCCTCCTGGACCATCGCCCCGCAGCCGGTCGGCTCGCCCGAGTCGGCCGCGCTGCTGCGCGCGTTCCTGGTGGACGTCGCCGACCGCTGGTACCTGCTGCACCGCGGCAGCCGCACGACACCCGAGGAGGTCGAGCGGCACCTCGCCGAGATGCCCAGCGACGACCTCGCACCGCCGCACGGCGTGTTCCTGATGGGCCGCCACGGCGGCGCCCCGGCCGGCTGCGTGGGCCTGCGGCGGCTGGACGGGCGGACGGCGGAGCTGACCCGCATGTTCGTACGGGCCTCGCTGCGCGGGACGGGCGGGGCGGCGGCGCTGGTCGGGGCGGCGGAGGCGGTCGCCCGCGAGTGGGGCGCGCGGCGGGTCGTCCTGGAGACCCGCCGGGACCTGCGCGAGGCCCGGGCGCTGTACGCGCGCCACGGCTTCACGGAGATCGCGCCCTACAAGACGGGCGACGAGTACGCGGAGGTGTGGCTCGGCAAGGAGCTGGACTGACGATGCGCCACCAGGGGGCGGCCCGCGCTCACCGCCGGTGGTCGGGTTTGATCTCCGCCGAGCCGCCGTCGCGCGGCTGCTCCTCGTCCGAGCCAGACAGCTCCTCCGTCAGACGGCGCACGAGGGCCTGGAGGTCGTGGGGCCGGTCCTCGGCCGTCCACCAGTCGCCCAGCAGCTCCGCCAGCATCTCCTCCCGGACCCGGAACAGCCGGTCGGCCTCCTGCCGGCCCTCCTCGGTGGGCACGAGCCGCAGCCCCTGACGCTCCGCCAGGCCGCGCGTCTCCAGCTGCGCCGCCGCGTCGGTGACGACCCGCAGTGGCACGTCCACGCGTTCGGCGAGGAACGACGGCTCGACGTGGCCGTCGCGTTTCATGCGCAGCAGCATCCAGCTGGCGGCCGGTCTGAGGTCGAGCCCGGCCCGTTCGGTGATCTTCTCGTAGACCTTGCGGCGGCCCTCGCGGCTGCCGAGCAGGGACAGCGCGCGGGCGCACTCCTCGCGGGAGGAGCGCTCGACGGGGTTGCTGGAGATGACCTCGCTGGTGTCGGGGGCGGTGACGCTGCCCCGCAGCGGCTCCTCACGCAGCAGCCAGGCGAGGACGAAGGCGAGCAGCGCGGGCGGGACGGCGTAGAGGAAGACGTCGGTGATCGACAGCGAGTAGGCGTCGAGGACGCCGGCGCGCTGGGCGGCGGGAAGGCGGTCCACGGCCCGCGGGTCCGCCTGGAGCGCGGCGGGGGTGACGCCGGGCGGCAGCGGGACCCCGGCGAGGGCGCGCTCGACGCGCGGCCCCAGCTGGTTGGTGAAGATCGTGCCGAAGATGGAGACGCCGAACGAGGCGCCGATGGAGCGGAAGAAGGTGGCGCCGGAGGTGGCGACGCCGAGGTTCTCGTAGCCCACGGAGTTCTGCACGATCAGCACGAGGACCTGCATGACCAGGCCGAGCCCGAAGCCGAAGACGAAGAAGTACGCGCTCATCTCGGTGGTGCCGACGGCCGGGTCGAGCCGGTGGAGCAGCAGCAGGCC is a window encoding:
- a CDS encoding DUF6230 family protein; translated protein: MKDAQGRQVTGRVRWRKFAVLSVPGFAVTAALAIALADGALAASFAVSGQEFKVGASSLSGTGFAQYGGIDKNARGKLLPVAVTAIKNAEIHDLCQSVVTTLPLIGDISLKLRAGTGGKVVEASDLFIDATRMSGDAEFENIEIGRDASTLNKGPASAQGLQDAFGQQAKSIKMTDLRQTAWATNAGRFKLSGLDMNIKLGKDECF
- a CDS encoding DUF6114 domain-containing protein, encoding MSASDMPGGGTGSVRPPAAARPGFWAAWRRWRRSRPFWGGLAAVVAGAEICAIPLAPLKIMLEQGIAGIPGVLMGLVMIVMGLSAWFAPQYRGLAGVLTVLVATATLVMSNLGGFLFGTVVGVVGGAMIFAWTPLEPAPEPAGAPLAEPPVPTPQAHAQAPTQPGRTQPHPARTQAEAPAPPRHLPPKESP
- a CDS encoding antibiotic biosynthesis monooxygenase family protein gives rise to the protein MSIVKINVLTVPDEQRAVLEQRFAARAGSVESSDGFEWFELLRPVEGTDQYLVYTRWRSEEDFQAWMEGPMKAAHQGGGQGAPQQRPAASGSTLWSFEVVQQAAPKTS
- a CDS encoding cytochrome P450 yields the protein MPPCPALPEGFDFTDPDLYRRRVPLPEFALLRRTAPVWWNAQPYGSAGFGDDGYWVVTRHADVREVSTRPEVFSSHRNTSVIRFRPGIPSEHLDHQRLMMLNMDPPEHTRVRQIVQRGFTPRAVRALEGALRRRARAIVTAARERGSGDFVTDVACELPLQAIAELIGVPQEDRAKIFDWTNKMIAYDDPELAATEETGARSALELISYAMGLAAARAACPARDIVSRLVAAEDEGNLRSDEFGLFVLMLAVAGNETTRNAISHGMHAFLTHPEQWDLYKRERPATAAEEVVRWATPVTSFQRTATRDTRLGGADIAEGQRVGLFYASANHDPEVFDAPGTFDITRDPNPHLGFGGGGPHFCLGKSLAVLEIGLIFDAIADVLPGIRLAGEPRRLRSAWLNGIKELRVEYGA
- a CDS encoding GNAT family N-acetyltransferase, which produces MTGSAPSWTIAPQPVGSPESAALLRAFLVDVADRWYLLHRGSRTTPEEVERHLAEMPSDDLAPPHGVFLMGRHGGAPAGCVGLRRLDGRTAELTRMFVRASLRGTGGAAALVGAAEAVAREWGARRVVLETRRDLREARALYARHGFTEIAPYKTGDEYAEVWLGKELD
- a CDS encoding bifunctional glycosyltransferase 87/phosphatase PAP2 family protein, whose amino-acid sequence is MALAALWLLAGLLAVRQAAVVLRLPPERRFSDLETWIGENGVLHVRGSLYDTDRFTGTPFSGLALKPLTKAAEHALGIFWTFGTLLLVVAVALVAARALPGPLTRRAKLLAPPVAVILTVLSLPVRNTFTLGQTSIIPVLLVLLGCCLPAIARGPGRASGILVGVAAALQPAVLLFAPLLWLTGRRRAAVTTGVTFAACTALAWAAMPDDSWTYWVHHLAGAGLGEKPDGLANQSLHGLLLRVGLRGPLELALYAPLALAVTVVGLRRAARYAKDGQPLLATAITGCVAVAVSPTAWQHQQLWILLAVAGRVGKRRADRLVWPVLVVLVMTLPSTILVPANPVLGPLGENAPLLAALAAGCVVPFLSRDSALWDEPLPTPVAEPQRGRFSWVPLLGFFKRSLNRPNLLLELMLIRVFYWAYSFVRAQAPDSRTLAESHGRQIIGIEEFLHIDVEHGFNHFVAGTGWLADSMDYYYGTFHFLVPLSLLGFLYLRRPATYRWARTALGFATLMALVGFWVYPLAPPRLMPGRGFIDTANGPQDLSNPDFGALTELSNQYAAMPSLHIGWSLWCGVVIAIVAPKLWMKALGMLYPVLTFSVIIGTANHYVLDALGGAFVVASGFAIQYALTGPGRGTLAVIPGARGESDALKPEPVRAGG